In Acidimicrobiales bacterium, one DNA window encodes the following:
- a CDS encoding cytochrome P450 — protein sequence MTIAYDPFDNAPADVYALYDKLRADDPVHWAPGTGTFVLSRHDDVAWALSEPGLFSSDAMRGVLMDQPTGHGEQRLPREDAQGMLVSVDPPEHTDLRRIVNRGFTPRRMQEWRAHMDSTVAELLDPARAGGSFDVIAGLAAPLPVRVICALVGADPAEADSFRAWADAMTKVMSGSARGVGLGQDEMLAMLQLADDLGRRIDERQREPREDLLTALVRAQDEDVLSRGEAVGFAALLLFAGTETTTNLIGNTVFALLSHPEELLRLRAEGDDTRLAAVIEETLRWESPVQYVFRRTTRPVTRHGVDIPVDSTVTLLLGSANRDPARWGDDADRFNADRDTAGHVAFGFGPHFCLGAALARAETMSALRPLVPRLVAGEHAVDGVTDWVDAMQFRGRHSLSVELRPEPET from the coding sequence ATGACCATCGCTTATGACCCCTTCGACAACGCACCAGCCGACGTGTACGCGCTGTACGACAAGTTGCGCGCCGACGATCCGGTCCACTGGGCGCCGGGCACGGGGACCTTCGTCCTGTCGCGCCACGACGACGTGGCGTGGGCCCTGTCGGAGCCGGGCCTCTTCTCGTCCGACGCCATGCGCGGCGTGCTGATGGATCAGCCGACGGGCCACGGCGAGCAACGCCTGCCGCGCGAAGACGCGCAGGGGATGCTCGTGTCCGTCGATCCGCCCGAACACACCGACCTGCGGCGCATCGTCAACCGCGGCTTCACGCCGCGTCGCATGCAGGAGTGGCGCGCCCACATGGACAGCACCGTCGCCGAACTGCTCGACCCCGCCCGCGCCGGCGGCTCCTTCGACGTAATCGCCGGGTTGGCGGCGCCGCTGCCGGTGCGGGTCATCTGCGCGCTCGTGGGCGCCGACCCCGCCGAGGCCGACTCATTCCGCGCGTGGGCTGACGCCATGACCAAGGTCATGAGCGGGAGCGCCCGCGGCGTCGGACTGGGGCAGGACGAGATGCTGGCGATGTTGCAGTTGGCCGACGACCTCGGGCGCCGCATCGACGAGCGCCAGCGCGAGCCGCGTGAGGACCTGTTGACTGCACTCGTTCGGGCCCAGGACGAAGACGTATTGTCGCGTGGCGAAGCCGTCGGCTTCGCCGCCCTGCTCCTGTTCGCCGGAACGGAGACGACGACCAACCTCATCGGCAACACGGTGTTCGCGCTGCTGAGCCATCCCGAGGAGCTACTGCGACTCCGCGCCGAGGGCGACGACACTCGCTTGGCAGCGGTCATCGAGGAGACGCTGCGGTGGGAGTCGCCGGTGCAGTACGTGTTCCGGCGCACGACCCGACCCGTGACCCGCCACGGCGTGGATATCCCCGTCGACAGCACCGTCACGCTGCTGCTGGGCTCGGCCAACCGCGACCCAGCGCGCTGGGGCGACGACGCCGACCGGTTCAACGCCGACCGCGACACGGCCGGTCACGTGGCGTTCGGGTTCGGGCCCCATTTCTGTTTGGGCGCAGCGTTGGCCCGCGCCGAAACGATGAGCGCGCTGCGCCCACTCGTGCCCCGTCTGGTGGCCGGCGAGCACGCCGTCGACGGCGTGACCGACTGGGTCGACGCCATGCAGTTCCGCGGCCGCCATTCGCTCTCGGTCGAGCTGCGGCCCGAGCCGGAGACCTGA
- a CDS encoding helix-turn-helix domain-containing protein encodes MTLPRSDAEPDALRARALASRSRRELLAILQEGPAAVVALAAATGLHVNAIRQHLAVLESAGLVVREPSPPRDEPGRRGNVYRAVQAISPVNPFERIAGMLSRVADGASIDEVAADEGARLADAHAASSAVDAVAAAAGDLGFNVRRRPRRAATAIELHDCPFAAIAGPTVCALHRAAVEHLAARLAARVEDFSVVDPRRGPCSLSIAPLGGIP; translated from the coding sequence ATGACCCTGCCCCGTTCCGACGCCGAGCCCGACGCACTCCGCGCTCGAGCTCTCGCGAGCCGCAGTCGCCGCGAACTGCTCGCCATCCTGCAGGAGGGACCGGCTGCAGTGGTCGCGCTGGCCGCGGCGACGGGCTTGCACGTGAACGCGATCCGCCAACACCTTGCGGTGCTCGAGTCCGCCGGCCTCGTGGTACGTGAGCCTTCGCCGCCCCGTGACGAACCGGGCCGCCGCGGCAACGTCTACCGCGCTGTCCAAGCGATCTCGCCGGTCAATCCGTTCGAGCGGATCGCAGGCATGCTCAGCCGCGTCGCCGACGGTGCGTCGATCGACGAGGTCGCGGCCGACGAAGGCGCTCGCCTCGCCGACGCGCACGCGGCGAGCTCGGCGGTGGACGCCGTCGCCGCGGCCGCGGGCGACCTCGGTTTCAACGTCCGTCGCCGGCCACGCCGTGCCGCCACCGCAATCGAGCTGCACGACTGCCCGTTCGCTGCCATCGCCGGTCCCACCGTGTGTGCGCTGCATCGTGCCGCGGTCGAGCACCTCGCAGCGCGGCTCGCCGCCCGGGTCGAGGACTTCAGCGTCGTCGATCCGCGGCGCGGTCCGTGCTCGCTGTCCATCGCACCCCTCGGAGGAATCCCATGA
- the ric gene encoding iron-sulfur cluster repair di-iron protein, whose product MTDVHTSNSLGDLVAANPASARVLERYGLDYCCHGADTLADACRARDVDPAAVEADLAGLAVHGDTAWRDLDAPALAAHIVATHHAYLHEELPALDGLAAKVLGVHGERHPELVEVRRLVNALYADLEPHMLKEERILFPAITALADGPRDFPFGSIANPIRMMSLEHERDGDVLRALRSVTRDFAIPDDACASYRSLYERLEALEADTHLHILKENHTLFPAALVLADDHV is encoded by the coding sequence ATGACCGACGTCCACACTTCGAATTCGCTCGGCGATCTCGTCGCGGCCAATCCCGCGTCGGCCCGCGTCCTCGAGCGCTACGGGCTCGACTACTGCTGCCATGGCGCCGACACCCTCGCGGACGCGTGCCGCGCGCGCGACGTCGACCCGGCCGCAGTAGAGGCCGATCTCGCCGGGCTCGCCGTTCACGGCGACACCGCGTGGCGCGACCTCGACGCGCCCGCGCTTGCGGCACACATTGTCGCCACGCACCATGCCTACCTCCACGAGGAACTGCCCGCCCTCGACGGCCTCGCAGCCAAAGTGCTCGGCGTGCACGGCGAGCGGCATCCTGAGTTGGTCGAGGTACGGCGTCTCGTGAACGCGTTGTACGCCGACCTCGAGCCCCACATGCTGAAAGAGGAGCGGATCCTGTTTCCCGCCATCACCGCGTTGGCGGACGGGCCCCGCGACTTCCCGTTCGGGTCGATCGCCAACCCGATCCGGATGATGTCCCTCGAGCACGAGCGCGACGGTGACGTTTTGCGCGCCCTGCGGTCGGTGACGCGGGACTTCGCGATCCCCGACGACGCCTGCGCGAGTTACCGGTCGCTGTACGAACGTCTCGAAGCGCTCGAGGCCGACACGCACTTGCACATCCTCAAGGAGAACCACACGCTGTTCCCCGCCGCGCTCGTATTGGCTGACGACCATGTGTGA
- a CDS encoding hemerythrin domain-containing protein, with amino-acid sequence MCDHCGCREYPPIAELTAEHEAILALAEPLADAIRHQRPVDEPGRARLVELLDLHVTKEEAGLYPLLIAVTGDAADAFAHLEAEHAELFAALEQRSFDHLALYALQRHIEEEEEVLFNAALFRFDGDAWDDLESAHRHVEQALTVVSRGM; translated from the coding sequence ATGTGTGACCACTGCGGTTGCCGCGAGTACCCGCCGATCGCGGAGCTGACCGCCGAACACGAAGCGATCCTCGCGCTCGCCGAACCGTTGGCCGACGCCATCCGTCACCAGCGACCTGTAGACGAGCCTGGCCGCGCCCGGCTTGTCGAACTGCTCGATCTCCACGTCACCAAGGAAGAGGCCGGGCTTTACCCGCTGCTTATTGCCGTGACCGGCGACGCGGCCGACGCCTTCGCGCATCTCGAAGCCGAGCACGCCGAGCTGTTCGCGGCCCTCGAGCAGCGCAGCTTCGACCACCTGGCGCTGTACGCGTTGCAGCGCCATATCGAAGAGGAAGAGGAAGTCCTCTTCAACGCGGCGCTGTTCCGGTTCGACGGCGACGCGTGGGACGACCTCGAGTCCGCGCACCGCCACGTCGAACAAGCGCTCACGGTCGTGAGTCGAGGAATGTGA